Proteins encoded by one window of Companilactobacillus ginsenosidimutans:
- a CDS encoding Cof-type HAD-IIB family hydrolase: MTYKLIALDMDDTLLTTQKSISDKNKQMIKQALARGIKVVLCSGRTHNAVIDYTNQLGITGKDQYMITNGGAIIENMDQEILFENSLSNAFYRRFVSFVKEHHLHYNVVDNQAKTYTSPEEWFDKYTITQAFENDGGLYIREPDQLPNDFEIVKAIINGNEAELDNISPLVHETFDDEYFVVRTGVGFLEIFPKDVNKGNAVKHLASILNISLDEIMAMGDRDNDIPMLKVAGKGVAMANAQPGVKAVADHVTTDNNHDGVGNAIEKFAL; encoded by the coding sequence ATGACTTATAAGCTGATTGCACTGGACATGGATGATACTTTACTTACTACTCAGAAATCAATTTCAGATAAAAACAAGCAAATGATTAAACAAGCTCTGGCTAGAGGAATTAAAGTGGTTCTATGTTCCGGAAGAACACACAATGCTGTTATCGATTATACGAATCAACTCGGGATTACCGGCAAAGATCAATATATGATTACTAATGGTGGAGCAATTATAGAAAATATGGATCAAGAAATTTTATTTGAAAATTCATTGAGTAATGCTTTCTACCGTCGATTCGTTTCTTTCGTTAAGGAACATCATCTTCATTACAATGTAGTCGACAATCAAGCTAAAACATACACAAGTCCTGAAGAATGGTTTGATAAATATACGATTACCCAAGCATTCGAAAATGACGGTGGTCTCTACATCCGCGAACCTGATCAGCTACCCAATGATTTTGAAATTGTTAAAGCTATCATTAATGGCAATGAAGCAGAGCTTGATAACATTTCTCCCCTAGTTCATGAAACTTTTGATGATGAATATTTCGTTGTGAGAACAGGTGTTGGCTTCCTTGAAATCTTTCCAAAGGATGTCAATAAAGGAAATGCCGTTAAACATCTTGCAAGCATTTTAAATATTAGCCTAGATGAGATTATGGCGATGGGAGATCGTGATAACGATATTCCAATGCTTAAAGTAGCTGGAAAAGGTGTCGCTATGGCAAACGCCCAACCCGGCGTCAAAGCAGTTGCCGACCATGTAACAACCGACAACAATCATGATGGCGTAGGAAACGCCATTGAAAAATTCGCACTATAA